In Candidatus Hadarchaeales archaeon, the genomic stretch GTGCACCACCTAGAGCTTGGTCGAAAGGAGCCTAGGTTATTGCAGATATCCTCCCGCCTCGGTATCTTCCCTCTCTGGCACCGGACCTCATCCCCGTAAAGGAGTGCTAGTTTTGCCGAGGTCATGCCCCTGATCTCATCACACTAGACCACCACCTTGCCATGCCAGGAGTTGAATTGAGCCTAATTCACTCCTTGTGGGGTGAAATCCAACACCAGCAAATCCTCTTGAGTTTGATTTCCTCCGCTGGTGGTAGGGTTTTACTTTCCTCCAAGAGAGGAGGTATCACTCTCTTTGCTTCCTCCAGTAGCCTTCCTTCCTTCATGGCCCGGTAAAGCTGGTTCACCAACGTTATCCTATCGCAAACTTCCCTAAAACCTGCGGCCAGTTTTTCCCCCTCATCGCCCAAGCGGCTGAGCTTTTCATAGATTTCCCTAGTCTTCCGACCGCCTGGAGGACCCCGAGTCCGCTGACGAATTTTTCTTCTTTCCATTTCCTCGATGAGTTCCAGCTTAACCAGCCTTAAACGCTCCACCAGCTTTTCGTAATCTATTCTTTCTCCCCTTCCATTTTCAGACCCTCTTAAAATCTCTATGATCTTGACGGGTGAGGTTTCGGTTTGGGGTTTATCGAAATACCTCAACCTCCAATGAATTTCCTTTCCATCGGTGAAGGCCACGAAGAGGGCCTCCCTCTCCCCCTCCATGAAGGAACCTATGCCGTAAGGCAGTTTCTCCAGCCATTCTTTTCCTTTTTCCCTTAGGATTTCTGCTAGAACGTTGGCGGGATCGTTGGTGAACTGCTCCATCTGGGTTTCGAGGAACCTGAGTGCTTCATGATCTTCTTTGGAGAGGGCCCTGATCAGCGTAAAGTCCTTGGGGATTGGTTCTTCCCCCAAGACCGAAGCATCAAGTCCCACGGTACTCCGGATGGCCTCTAACCTCTTACACAACTTTTTCATCAAACCGAGAAAGCGCTCTAGGGTTTCCTCTTCCGGGAATAGGTTGGTTAAATACACAACAGAATGGGGAGAACCTATCCTGTCCACTCTCCCTGCCCTTTGGATGAGAATCACTGGGTTCCAAGGGAAATCGTAGTTGACCACGTACTGGGCGTTTTGTAGGTTCTGGCCTGTGCTGAGAATATCGGTGCTGATCATCAGTCCTCCTCTTTTCCGGAATTCTTCTACTCCCTCTGCCTCCTCCATCCTTCTTCCTTGAGGCCCCCTAGCTCCTTCACCCGTTACTAGGAAGAGGGAGGGATGTTTGAACCTCTCGTATAAGTATCGAGCGGTGTCGGCGTATTGCGTGAAGATGATGATGCCATTATTCCCGGTCAGGCTAGGCAAGGTTTCTTCCACCCAGGCTTCAACCCTTTCGAGCTTGGTATCCCTCTCTGGAAGCAGCCTGAGGAGCTCTTGGATTTTTTCCCTATCCTTCTCACATCCCCTCAAGAACTCTTCGACTTCTGCGGGGGTTAGCCTACATCTTTCCACAAGCTCCGGGTATTTGAGGACTTCCTCGGGTTCCGGAAATTCTCCTTCCTCTTCCTCCTCTCCAATCAACCAAAATACTTCCCCCCTCACCCGCGGGGGAATGAAAATTCCCTTCTCCTTCGCGTATTTGGCTGCTCTCTCCAAATAACCCTCCATCCTGTTCAAAGACCTTCGGAAGGCCTCCAAGCTGCTCTCAAGCCTTTTTAGGAGGTTTATCCTTACCACCATCTTTACCAATACCTTAAGCTGTTCCAGCTTCTCGGAAGCCATGGCCTCCGAGATGATCTTTCCGTTTGGAAGTCTCAGTTTTCCGCTCAGTTTCTCGACGGAAAAATCGTAACACTTGAAATCCATGGATCCTAGAGCCTCCATTATCTTCTCGGGGTCAAAGGGCAAAGAATAGCGGATATTGAGGAGTTTCCTTTCTGGGAACTTCACCTCCTTGGAAAGTTCCTTGGCGAAAGCTCTTGAGATTCTTACCACGAACCTTCGGAGAACCTCGTCCATGTTCACAGGTTTTTCTTTCAGCCACTCCTTCTGTCTGGAGGTAAAGTATCCTCTCAGGGATTCTCCTTCCAAGGCCCTATCGGGCAAATAAAGACTCAGGAGGAAATAGAGATCCATCAAGCTCGTGTTGACGGGAGTGGCGGTGAGCAGAATCACATCGGCCGGACTCCTGTTGATCAACTCCGCCAAAGCCTGATAGCGGTTGGTAGAAGGATGCCTGAACTGATGCGCCTCGTCCACTATGATTAGACCAAGGGGATTCTCTGGATCCAAGAATTTTTCAACCGTTCCCTCGGGGTTGCTGGACAACATCTCGGAGTTGACGCTTTCCAGCTGAATGTTCATTTTCCTCATCTCCTCCCTCCAAGTGGTTTCCAGCACACTCTTGGGGGCTATGAGAAGGGTGCGGTTAGGCATGGCATCGTGGGCCAGCGCCAAGGCTACCCTAGTTTTGCCCAATCCCGTGGAATCCGCGATTAAGACGCCGCCCCATCTTTGGAGCTTCAGGCGGGACTCCACCACCGAAAGACGTTGATGAGGATAAAGTTTCTCAAGAATTTTTTCCTTTTCCTCTATCTGTTCAAGTCCTTCCCTGTAGCTCTCGTAGAGGGCTTTGGCGAGCACCTCCAAGGGGGTCCAGGTGACGGTGTAGTTTTTGAGCATGGAAAGGAACTCCTCCTTGAAATCCCTTGCCATCCCCCAGACCTCTTGGAACCAATCGAAGAGCTGTTGAACTGCCAGCGGGTCCGTGTCCACCATGTTGAGCTCACGGTTCTTGACCAGACCGGCATAGGTGAAGTTGCTGGATCCGACCACGGCCACTCCATTAGCTTCTTGCGGGCCGGAAATGCCCAGGTAAGCCTTCCCGTGAAAGAAGGGCATCTCCAGAATTCTCACTTCTACCTCCGGGGACTCAAAGTAGGATACGACTTCCTGAAGGAGCTTGAAATACTCTGGGTCGTCCTCATTCTCCTCTAGCTCCTTTAGGATTTCATCCTCCCATTTCAGGCTTTCCGTGGGTTCCTTTCCCAGCAGGAGTTTGAGGGGCTTTCCAACCAAAGCCTCTTTGATGGCACCCCAACCCCGGATGTTGAAGTAGGCCGTGGCAATCATGATTTCATTAGCCTTCGCCAGCTCCCTTTTCAGGACCTCCGCCAAGACTTCCTTTCTATTGTCCACTATTCTGGCAGTCAAGTGGCCGACACCTTCCCTGCTTTTATAAGCCTATCCTGAATCGAATTAAAAGAAGAGATGTATCGGTAGAGAGTGAGGTCGAGTATGATATAATTGACGGCCAGCAGAGACTAACTACACTTCAAGAATTTGTGCAGAATCCACTTGTCTCCATTACGGAGTGGATCAAGAAACCCAAGCAAGATGATCCCTTTTGGGAACTCTGGGAAAGAGTCGAGCGAATTACAAATAGGTTGAAATCGAGTAGTTCTACAAAAAGAGAGCTTAGAAAGCAGGTTATAGAGGAGGCGATAAGTCGTTATAATCGTTATAATCCTTCCCAAAAAGCTTCACGAGACATTTACAACCCCTTGCTTCAAAAAATGATAGAATTTAGGTCTCGTGTTGTAAGTAGACACGTTCCGGTTCAGATTCTTTCAACCGATACAGCAACCGCTGAGAAAATATATGCAACTCTTAATAAGACGGGAACTAGGCTGACTATGGGAGTTGCTTCGAGCAGATCCTCACTTCACAGAAAACGAATATGAGGGTGATTTCCAGCGTGTGGTGAGTAAAGTAAAAGAACTCTACGAAAAAGGAAAATTTCCGCGAGAAAGGAGTAAGCTATCCATGTGGGATGCGATGTACGCTTTAGGCGAGTATTATCAACATGTGCTAGCAGGAAAGACACCAGGGAGAGTTGAAGAACTGATTCCAGGAGAATTAAGGAAAGTTGAAATAGATGGTTTGGGATTTCGACTTGTTAGCGCGTTTCTTTCCCACGAGGTAAACATGGCAAAGACCCAAAGAGTTCTCTCGGACTATTCAAGAGACGATGTTCAAAAGACAATCGATGTGTTGTTTCAAACTGCAAATCTTTTAGTTCAAGGAAAGGGAAGGTTTGCCCTAATTAAGCAATATTCTCAACTCAAAGGAGTAATCCTTCCGGCCTATCCCCTTGTAGGAATAATTATTTGTGCAGCCAAATTTGTGGCTAAAAATTATGCGACCCAAGGTAAATTTATTCTATCTCGGGACGATGGCAAGAAAATCAGGAGAGCTACTGAAGAAATCTTCCGAGGATATTTCCTCGGTAAATGGAAAGGAAGCGGGGACAGTAGGTTAAAGGAGTGGTTGGATAGGCACTTTAGGGAAGTCGATTCTTTCTCGAGTTGGCCTGAAACAATAATTGAGCCATTTCAATCCACTTATAATTCAAAAGAATGGCAACAAGTGTTACGCCAATTAAGAGAAACTGGAGAGAGAGTGGTAGATAGAGTATCGGCTTGCCTACTCTTTTGGATACAGTACCTCTTCAAGCGTCT encodes the following:
- a CDS encoding helicase-related protein, translating into MTARIVDNRKEVLAEVLKRELAKANEIMIATAYFNIRGWGAIKEALVGKPLKLLLGKEPTESLKWEDEILKELEENEDDPEYFKLLQEVVSYFESPEVEVRILEMPFFHGKAYLGISGPQEANGVAVVGSSNFTYAGLVKNRELNMVDTDPLAVQQLFDWFQEVWGMARDFKEEFLSMLKNYTVTWTPLEVLAKALYESYREGLEQIEEKEKILEKLYPHQRLSVVESRLKLQRWGGVLIADSTGLGKTRVALALAHDAMPNRTLLIAPKSVLETTWREEMRKMNIQLESVNSEMLSSNPEGTVEKFLDPENPLGLIIVDEAHQFRHPSTNRYQALAELINRSPADVILLTATPVNTSLMDLYFLLSLYLPDRALEGESLRGYFTSRQKEWLKEKPVNMDEVLRRFVVRISRAFAKELSKEVKFPERKLLNIRYSLPFDPEKIMEALGSMDFKCYDFSVEKLSGKLRLPNGKIISEAMASEKLEQLKVLVKMVVRINLLKRLESSLEAFRRSLNRMEGYLERAAKYAKEKGIFIPPRVRGEVFWLIGEEEEEGEFPEPEEVLKYPELVERCRLTPAEVEEFLRGCEKDREKIQELLRLLPERDTKLERVEAWVEETLPSLTGNNGIIIFTQYADTARYLYERFKHPSLFLVTGEGARGPQGRRMEEAEGVEEFRKRGGLMISTDILSTGQNLQNAQYVVNYDFPWNPVILIQRAGRVDRIGSPHSVVYLTNLFPEEETLERFLGLMKKLCKRLEAIRSTVGLDASVLGEEPIPKDFTLIRALSKEDHEALRFLETQMEQFTNDPANVLAEILREKGKEWLEKLPYGIGSFMEGEREALFVAFTDGKEIHWRLRYFDKPQTETSPVKIIEILRGSENGRGERIDYEKLVERLRLVKLELIEEMERRKIRQRTRGPPGGRKTREIYEKLSRLGDEGEKLAAGFREVCDRITLVNQLYRAMKEGRLLEEAKRVIPPLLEESKTLPPAEEIKLKRICWCWISPHKE